From the genome of Mycobacterium kansasii ATCC 12478:
CTCGGTGGTGGGCAAAACCGGCATCAGCCGGGTAAACAGCGACCAGTCGGCGTCTTGCGGGAGGTAACCGCCGGTGGCATCGGTGATGCCGGACTTGATGCTGCCCGGCGCCACACACACCGCCCGCAGACCGCGCTTCGCATACTCGAGTGCCAGGGAATGCGTGAAGGCTTGCACACCGCCTTTACTCGCGGCGTAGGCAGCCATGTACGGGTGGGCAAACGACGCCGAGGTGGAGCTGAAATTCACTATTGTGCTGCGCTGGTTGGCCAGCAGCGCCGGCAGGGCTTCCCGGACCACCAGAAAGGTGCCGGTCAGGTTGACCGCGATGATCTGATTCCACTGCTCGGTCCCGGTCTGGTGAGTGTGCGCGGCGCGCAGCATGCCGGCGGCGTTGACCAGTGAGTCCAGGCCGCCCAGGCTGTCGACGGCGCGGCGCACCCCCTCGATCACCGACAGCTCGTCGGCGACGTTCATCTCGCATGTGGTGAACCTGCCCCCGGTCCCGGCCCCGGCGGCGCGGGCCGCTGTCGTGGCCAAGCCGTCGGCCGCGATGTCGCTGCCCATCACCGCCGCCCCCTCGTTCAGCAGCCGCAGTGCGGTGGCCTGACCGATCCCGGAGGCGGCGCCGGTCACCAGGATCCGCTGGCTGTGGAGTCGTTCCATGGCCTCAGACGACTCCACGTAGTCCGTCGCGGCCGAACACCGGTTCCAGCATCGCCGAGAAGTCCGGGCCCCGTCGCAGCATGTGGCCGCCGTCGACGTTGATCACCTGCCCGGTGATGAACCCGGCCGCGTCGCTGAGCAGAAACATCGCCAGGTTGGCGACGTCCTCGACCTCGCCGACCCGCGGCAGCGGCGTGCAGACCGCGTAGTCGCGGCTCAGCTCCGGCGATTCGGTGACCGGCGCGACGAGTTCGGTGCGGATCAGGCCCGGGCGGATGCTGTTGACCCGCACCCAGGACGGGCCGAGCTCGTCGGCCGCCAACTGCATCAGGTGGTCGACCGCGGACTTGGTGACCCCGTAGGCGCCGAACCAACGGTGGGTATTGCTGGCCGCGATCGAGGAGATGCCGACGAAGGACCCGCCGCCGCCGCGCACCATTTCGCGCGCGGCGTGTTTGAGGACATACATGGTGCCGTTGACGTTGAGGTCGACGGTGCGACGCCAGGCCGCCGAGTCGATCTGGGTGATCGGCCCGATGGTCTCCGACCCGCCCGCGCAATGCACCACGCCGTGCAGCTGCCCGTGCCATGCCGTTACCGCGTGGACCGCACGGGCGGTCTCCTCCTCGTTGGTGACATCCGCGGGCTCGTAGCGGATGGATCCGCCGCGTGCCTTCAGCGCTTCGAGTTCTTGCACTGCGCCCGCCAGCCGGTCGGGGTTGCGGCCGACGATCATGACCGAGGCCCCGGCCGCCACCAGACCGGCGGCCACCCCCTTTCCGATTCCGCTGCCGCCGCCGGTGACCAGGTAGGTCCGGTCTTGAAAGGAAAGCTGCATTCGAGCCCCTCACGGTGAAGCTGAAACAGGTTCTCGTTATCGAACCATGCGGCCGTCGGCGCGGCATCGGTCCCCGGTGCCGCCGAACACTATCGTCACAGCTGCCACACCGGTCTCTCGCGGAGGCGGATCACCTCAACGGGACAGGCGCAACGGATGTGACTGCGACTACGGGGTATCGCGGCGGGCCACCTTGGTCGGCTTGGCCGTACGCCAGTCTTCGACGTCGGGCGGCAGGCCGACCGGGAACCTGTTCTGATTGTGGGCGGCCCAGTGGGCATGTCCCAACTCGTGGACGTGAAACGCGTGCCGCAGCGCCTCGGTGAAGCCCATGGCGTCGGAGGCCGCGTTGACCGAATCCTTGACCAGCAACGCCGCCATAGTGGGACGCTCGGCGATGCGCCGCGCGAACTCGCACGTCTTTTCCTCCAGCTCTGCGGCCGGAAAGACCTTGGACACCATGCCGAGCCGGTAGGCCTCGTCGGCATCCAGCGAATCACCGGTCAACAGCAGCTCTTTGGCCTTGCGCGGACCGAATTCCCAAGGGTGCGCGTAGTATTCGACACCCGGCATACCCAGTCGCACCGCCACCACGTCGCTGAACCTGGCATTGTCGGCGGCGACGATCAGGTCGCACGCCCAGATCAACATCAGGCCCGCCGAGATCGCGTTGCCCTGGACCTGGGCGATGGTGATCTTGCGCAAATCGCGCCAGCGGCAGGTGTTTTGGAAGTAGAAGTGCCACTCCTGCAGGTACAGCTTTTCCATGACCGCGTCGCGGGTGGCGCCGTGGGAACGGAAGGTCGGATGCTGCGCCGGTCCGGGCTTACGCTCCAGCATCGCCGCCTCCGACCCGAGGTCGTGCCCGGCGGAAAAGTTATCTCCCCGTGCGGCCAGGATCACCACTCGCACGGCGTCGTCGGCCTCGGCCCGGCAAAACGCCTCGTCGAGCTGAACCAACAGGGTTCGATTCTGCGCGTTGTGCGCCTCCGGACGGTTGAGCCAGATCCGCGCGATCCGCCCGTCGTCGAGGGTTTCGTAGGCCACCAGCTCGGCGGGTTTGGCTCCGTCGGCGTGGGTATCGGCGTGGGTATCGGCTTGGGTATCGGCTTGGGTATCGGCGCTGTCCGAGAGTGTCATCGCACCCACCTACCTTGTCTCGCGGGTCGTCTGGGGCCGGTATCGACTTTACAGATTACGGCGACTCTGTAAGAAGGTCGCGAGCCGGGCCGCCGACGCGCGGACCGGCGCTCGGAAAAGTTTGCTGCGGCACCGGTCCGCGAGGTCTTTCCGCAGAACCGGCGCCGGACTAGCCGCCACGGCTGCGTGCCGGATTTAGCTTCGCTTACAGTTGTGTAATGCCAACCAAAACTGACCATGGCGATATCGGCGACGTGGAACCGGTGGCCGACAGCACCGCGAGCCAGGCCAGGCGGGTCGTCGCCGCATACGCCAACGACGCCGATGAGTGCCGCATTTTCTTGTCCATGCTCGGTATTGGGCCGGCGAAGCTCGAGAGCTAAATGGCTTCCAGCGGACGGCGGTCCACGGAGCCCCCACCCACCGAAGTCTTCGGGGACTCGGACTTCGTAGTCGTGGCCAACCGGCTGCCCGTCGACCAGGAGCGGCTTCCCGACGGCACGACCACCTGGAAGCGCAGCCCCGGCGGGCTGGTCACCGCGCTCGAGCCGCTACTACGGCGCCGGCGCGGGGCCTGGGTCGGCTGGCCCGGTGTTGCCGAAGCCGATGTCGACGCGGTAGACGAGCCCATCGTCCAGGACGAGCTGCGGCTGCATCCGGTGCAGCTGTCCGCCGACGACGTCGCCGAATATTACGAGGGGTTTTCCAACGCCACACTGTGGCCCCTCTACCACGACGTCATCGTCAAGCCGCTCTACGACCGCGAGTGGTGGGAGCGGTATGTCGACGTCAACCGTCGCTTCGCCGAAGCCGCCGCACGCGCGGCCGGCCACGGCGGAACGGTGTGGGTTCAGGACTACCAGCTGCAACTGGTCCCGAAGATGCTGCGCACGATGCGCCCCGACCTGACCATCGGCTTCTTTCTGCACATCCCCTTCCCACCGGTGGAGCTGTTCATGCAGCTGCCATGGCGCACCGAGATCATCCAGGGCTTGCTGGGCGCCGACCTGGTGGGCTTTCACCTGCCCGGCGGGGCTCAAAACTTCATGATTCTGGCCCGGCGGTTGGTGGGCGCCGATACCACCCGGGGCTCGGTCGGCGTGCGGTCACGCTTCGGTGAGGTGGTGTTGGGTTCACGCACCATTCGGGTGGGCGCCTTTCCCATCTCTATTGATTCGGGCGCGCTCGACCGCGCCGGCCGCAACCGGGATATCAGGCGCCGCGCCAAGGAAATCCGTGCGGAGCTGGGCAACCCCCGCAAGATTCTGCTCGGCGTCGACCGGCTGGACTACACCAAGGGCATCGACGTGCGGCTCAAAGCGTTCTACGAGCTCCTGGCCGAGGGACGCGCCAAGCGCGACGACACCGTGTTGATCCAGCTGGCGACACCCAGCCGGGAGCGGGTGGAGAGTTACCAGATCCTGCGTAACGACATCGAGCGGCAGGTCGGCCACATCAACGGCGAGTTCGGCGAGGTCGGTCATCCGGTGGTGCACTACCTGCATCGCCCGGTTCCGCGCGACGAGCTCATCGCCTTCTACGTGGCCAGTGATGTCATGTTGGTCACCCCGTTGCGGGATGGAATGAACTTGGTGGCCAAGGAGTACGTCGCCTGCCGCAGTTATTCCGGCGGGGCGCTGGTGCTCAGCGAATTTACTGGAGCCGCCGCCGAACTTCGCCAGGCCTATCTGGTCAATCCGCACGACCTTGAAGACGTCAAAAACGGCATCGAGGAGGCGCTCAACCAGTCGGTCGAGGCCGGACGACGCCGGATGCGGGCGCTGCGACGCCAGGTGCTGGCCCATGACGTGGACCGCTGGGCCCGCTCGTTCCTTGACGCACTCGCCGAGGCGCGTCCGGGGCATGCCAGCTAGCGCTGGGGCCGCGAACGCAGCGGCAGTAGCCGGTGGTCTCGGGTGAACACCAGGCGCACCAGCCCCAGCGCGACGACGACGGTGGTGGCCGCGACCGAGCCGAGGATGAGGAACATCACGACCGCCTGCACCAGCACGGCCTGCACCGGTGGCACGCCGGCGAGGATCAGTCCGGTCATGGCGCCCGGCAGGAACACCAGACCGGTGGCTTTGGTGGTCTCGATCTGCGGCGATATCGCCGAGCGCAGCGCGATCCGCAGATAGGGGGCCGCGGCCTGGCGCGACGGCTGCCCGAGGGCAAGCCGGGCTTCGACCTCGTCGCGTTTGTCGCGCAGCTCGTCGACGAGGCGCCGGGCCACCAGCACCATGGCCGTCATCGAGTTGCCGATCATCATCCCGGCAATCGGCACCAGGGTCCGGGCCTGCAGGGGGAACACCCGCAGCCCGAATATCACGCCCAGGGTGATCGCGGCGGCCGCGGCGAACGCCGCGATGGCCAGCGGCGCCAGCCGCGGTACCTCGGGCGCCCGCCGGCGGGCGACATCGCCGGCGTAGGCGATCATGCCCGCGGTCCACGCCAACGACCACCACAACGACCGGCCGGGCGCGAAGAGCAGCGTCAGCGCGCCCCCGACGAGCAGCAGCTGGACCAGCGCGCGGGTGGCCGCCCACAGCACCTGTCTTTCCAGGCCCAGCCGCTGCCACAGCGAGATCGCCGCGGCCAGCACCACCAAAGCCAGCGACGTCGCCAGCCCGATCCAGCCGACCTGGCCGCTCACGGCTGGGCCTGATCGTTGGCCTGATCGCTGGCCGGCTTGGACCCGACCTCGACGAGTCCCCGGCAGCGTCCCCGTTCGATGTGCAATATCCGATCGGCGGCCCGCTCGGCCTGCGCCGCGTCATGGGTGACCCACAGGGCGGGAATCCCGTCGCCGGCCAGCCGGCGAACCGCGCCCTCGATCACGCGTGCCGCTTCCGCGTCGACGGCTGAGGTGGGTTCGTCGAGCAGCAGCACCTGCGGGCGGGCCATCAGCGTGCGGGCCAGACACATGCGCTGCGCTTCCCCGCCCGACAACGCGGTCGCGTCGCGGTCCAGCCATGACCCGGTGAGCGCCACGCGGGCCAGCGTCTCGGTCATCTGCGCCTCCGACGCGGTCGGCTCGGCGACCCGCATGTTGTCGGCCACCGTGCCCGGAAACGGCGTCGGGCGCTGGAAGCACATGCCCACCCGGCGCCGCAACCACAATGGGTCGGTCTCGGCAATATCCTTGCCGCAGAACAATACTCGTCCGCTCGTCGGCACCTCCAGTCGATTGCACAACCGCAGCAGGGTCGACTTGCCCGATCCCGACGGGCCGAACACCGCCGTCACCCCGTGCCCCGGAATCACGGCGGTGAACCCGTCCAGCGCTTTCACCCGGTCACGTTCGACGACAACGTCGGCGAATTCGAACACCGAATCGGCATCCACTGCTAAATCCACTGCTAAATCCTGCCAAGCCTCGATCTGCCCGGGGTCGGTCGCGAGCAACAGCTGCGGTACGCTCACCCGGAAGATTATCGGAACACGATATCGGAGTCCGAGTTGGCAGCGACGGGTTCGAGGCGAGATTTCTGGCGGCGATTGCTGCACGCCGAGGGACCGCCGGCCGCGATCTGCATACGACTGCTGGTCGGCTTGGTGTTTCTCAGCGAGGGCATCCAGAAGTTCCGCTATCCGCAGCAGCTCGGGCCGGGGCGCTTCGAGCGGATCGGAATACCTGCTGCCACCTTCTTCGCCAATCTGGACGGGGTCGTCGAAATTGTATGTGGCACAATGATTGTCCTGGGTCTGCTGACCCGGGTCGCGGCCGTTCCACTGCTCGTCGACATCATCGGTGCGATCACGCTGACCAAGATTCCAGAGCTGCGGCCGGGCGGCTTTCTCGGTGTGCAGGGTTTCTGGGGCATGGCCCATGACGCACGCACCGACCTGTCGATGCTGCTCGGCCTGATCTTTTTGCTGTGGGCCGGTCCCGGCCGGTGGTCACTGGATGCGCGGCTGGTCCATGCCGGT
Proteins encoded in this window:
- a CDS encoding enoyl-CoA hydratase, whose translation is MTLSDSADTQADTQADTHADTHADGAKPAELVAYETLDDGRIARIWLNRPEAHNAQNRTLLVQLDEAFCRAEADDAVRVVILAARGDNFSAGHDLGSEAAMLERKPGPAQHPTFRSHGATRDAVMEKLYLQEWHFYFQNTCRWRDLRKITIAQVQGNAISAGLMLIWACDLIVAADNARFSDVVAVRLGMPGVEYYAHPWEFGPRKAKELLLTGDSLDADEAYRLGMVSKVFPAAELEEKTCEFARRIAERPTMAALLVKDSVNAASDAMGFTEALRHAFHVHELGHAHWAAHNQNRFPVGLPPDVEDWRTAKPTKVARRDTP
- a CDS encoding SDR family NAD(P)-dependent oxidoreductase, with the translated sequence MERLHSQRILVTGAASGIGQATALRLLNEGAAVMGSDIAADGLATTAARAAGAGTGGRFTTCEMNVADELSVIEGVRRAVDSLGGLDSLVNAAGMLRAAHTHQTGTEQWNQIIAVNLTGTFLVVREALPALLANQRSTIVNFSSTSASFAHPYMAAYAASKGGVQAFTHSLALEYAKRGLRAVCVAPGSIKSGITDATGGYLPQDADWSLFTRLMPVLPTTETSSGAGMADPSVVAGVIAMLVSQDGAFITGTEIRIDGGTHA
- a CDS encoding phosphate ABC transporter ATP-binding protein; translation: MDADSVFEFADVVVERDRVKALDGFTAVIPGHGVTAVFGPSGSGKSTLLRLCNRLEVPTSGRVLFCGKDIAETDPLWLRRRVGMCFQRPTPFPGTVADNMRVAEPTASEAQMTETLARVALTGSWLDRDATALSGGEAQRMCLARTLMARPQVLLLDEPTSAVDAEAARVIEGAVRRLAGDGIPALWVTHDAAQAERAADRILHIERGRCRGLVEVGSKPASDQANDQAQP
- a CDS encoding SDR family oxidoreductase; translation: MQLSFQDRTYLVTGGGSGIGKGVAAGLVAAGASVMIVGRNPDRLAGAVQELEALKARGGSIRYEPADVTNEEETARAVHAVTAWHGQLHGVVHCAGGSETIGPITQIDSAAWRRTVDLNVNGTMYVLKHAAREMVRGGGGSFVGISSIAASNTHRWFGAYGVTKSAVDHLMQLAADELGPSWVRVNSIRPGLIRTELVAPVTESPELSRDYAVCTPLPRVGEVEDVANLAMFLLSDAAGFITGQVINVDGGHMLRRGPDFSAMLEPVFGRDGLRGVV
- a CDS encoding ABC transporter permease; translation: MSGQVGWIGLATSLALVVLAAAISLWQRLGLERQVLWAATRALVQLLLVGGALTLLFAPGRSLWWSLAWTAGMIAYAGDVARRRAPEVPRLAPLAIAAFAAAAAITLGVIFGLRVFPLQARTLVPIAGMMIGNSMTAMVLVARRLVDELRDKRDEVEARLALGQPSRQAAAPYLRIALRSAISPQIETTKATGLVFLPGAMTGLILAGVPPVQAVLVQAVVMFLILGSVAATTVVVALGLVRLVFTRDHRLLPLRSRPQR
- a CDS encoding DoxX family protein; amino-acid sequence: MHAEGPPAAICIRLLVGLVFLSEGIQKFRYPQQLGPGRFERIGIPAATFFANLDGVVEIVCGTMIVLGLLTRVAAVPLLVDIIGAITLTKIPELRPGGFLGVQGFWGMAHDARTDLSMLLGLIFLLWAGPGRWSLDARLVHAG
- a CDS encoding alpha,alpha-trehalose-phosphate synthase (UDP-forming), whose amino-acid sequence is MASSGRRSTEPPPTEVFGDSDFVVVANRLPVDQERLPDGTTTWKRSPGGLVTALEPLLRRRRGAWVGWPGVAEADVDAVDEPIVQDELRLHPVQLSADDVAEYYEGFSNATLWPLYHDVIVKPLYDREWWERYVDVNRRFAEAAARAAGHGGTVWVQDYQLQLVPKMLRTMRPDLTIGFFLHIPFPPVELFMQLPWRTEIIQGLLGADLVGFHLPGGAQNFMILARRLVGADTTRGSVGVRSRFGEVVLGSRTIRVGAFPISIDSGALDRAGRNRDIRRRAKEIRAELGNPRKILLGVDRLDYTKGIDVRLKAFYELLAEGRAKRDDTVLIQLATPSRERVESYQILRNDIERQVGHINGEFGEVGHPVVHYLHRPVPRDELIAFYVASDVMLVTPLRDGMNLVAKEYVACRSYSGGALVLSEFTGAAAELRQAYLVNPHDLEDVKNGIEEALNQSVEAGRRRMRALRRQVLAHDVDRWARSFLDALAEARPGHAS